In the Stakelama saccharophila genome, GGAATGGCTGGCGGACAACGAGATTCTCGATCCCGAAGGTCCGGAAGAAATGTTCGAGGCGGTCGACCGTCGGGGACTGTTTCACCGGCTGCGCCCGACGAGCGACAGCAACGGCACCGGACGCAAGCTGGCCCTGGGCGCCGGCATCGGACTCGCGGCGGGCGCAGCGGCGTTGGCGATGCTGGCGCGGCGCCGGGATTAACGACCGAGTATTCGGCCTGACGCGGTCCGCGGTCCCCCTCCCCGCGAGCTTAGGGAGGAGCTTAACGCGGCTCCTCGCTGCAACGGCTCACCATGAGCGGCTTTGTACAGGATAGATGGCGCGTTGGACTCCGGCCTTCGCAGGAGTAGGACGCGAGCCATGACCAAAGCCGCGATCCTGTTCGTCTGCCTCGGCAATATCTGCCGCTCGCCACTCGCCGAGGCGGCTTTCCGCGCCGAGGCGGAGGCTGCCGGTCTCGAGATCGCGATCGATTCCGCCGGGACCGGGCGCTGGCATGTCGGCGAGCCGCCCGACGACCGTGCGCAGGCGGTGGCGTTGCGCCACGGCATCGACATCGCGAATCTCCGCGCGCGCCAGGTGAAGCGCGAGGATTTCCACCGTTTCACCCATATCTACGCGCTCGACAGCGACAATCTCGACGTGCTCGAACGCTTGCGTCCCGAATCCGGAACGGCCGAACTCGCGCTGCTGCTCGACTGCGTGCCTGGCCGCGAGGGACAGGCGGTGCGCGACCCCTATTATGGCGGTGCCGACGGGTTCGACGCGACCT is a window encoding:
- a CDS encoding low molecular weight protein-tyrosine-phosphatase, with amino-acid sequence MTKAAILFVCLGNICRSPLAEAAFRAEAEAAGLEIAIDSAGTGRWHVGEPPDDRAQAVALRHGIDIANLRARQVKREDFHRFTHIYALDSDNLDVLERLRPESGTAELALLLDCVPGREGQAVRDPYYGGADGFDATWDDVGAAARALVARFR